Proteins encoded together in one Anaerobaca lacustris window:
- a CDS encoding 1,9-bis(guanidino)-5-aza-nonane synthase, translating into MNKKDLLREFVEHVDVKAFDATPVIDAMREMSFTARDTARAADILNAMIEDTDCTIMLCVAGSTSAGGCMQVYVDMVRHNMVDAIVATGATIVDMDFFEAIGFRHYKGSPFVDDNKLRELYIDRIYDTYIDEEQLQVCDETIKQIADGLEKRPHSSREFIREMGRYLTAHAKKKNSLVQTAYECDVPIFCPAFSDSSAGFGLVKHQVENPDKHVSIDSVKDFRELTEIKIRSNVSGLFMIGGGVPKNFAQDTVVCAEVLGHSVDMHKYAVQITVADVRDGACSSSTLKEASSWGKVETGSEQMVYAEATSVLPLIVSYAYHKRGWEQRSRRRCARIFEPAPTGERT; encoded by the coding sequence ATGAACAAGAAGGACCTGCTCAGAGAATTCGTCGAACACGTTGATGTCAAGGCGTTCGATGCCACGCCCGTCATTGACGCGATGCGGGAGATGTCGTTTACCGCCAGGGACACCGCGCGGGCGGCGGACATCCTCAACGCAATGATCGAGGACACCGACTGCACGATCATGCTCTGCGTCGCCGGGAGCACCAGCGCCGGCGGCTGCATGCAGGTCTACGTCGATATGGTCCGCCACAACATGGTCGATGCGATCGTTGCGACCGGGGCGACCATCGTCGATATGGACTTTTTTGAGGCGATCGGCTTCCGGCACTATAAAGGCAGCCCGTTCGTGGACGATAACAAGCTCAGAGAGCTCTATATCGACCGGATTTACGATACGTACATCGACGAAGAGCAGCTCCAGGTCTGCGACGAGACCATCAAGCAGATCGCCGACGGTCTGGAGAAGCGGCCGCATTCGTCGCGGGAGTTCATCCGAGAGATGGGCAGGTACCTGACCGCACATGCCAAGAAGAAGAACTCGCTGGTCCAGACGGCCTACGAGTGCGACGTGCCGATCTTCTGTCCGGCCTTCTCCGACTCCAGCGCGGGCTTCGGTCTCGTCAAACACCAGGTCGAGAACCCCGACAAGCACGTCTCGATCGACTCGGTGAAGGATTTCCGCGAACTGACGGAGATCAAGATCCGATCCAACGTTTCCGGGCTGTTCATGATCGGGGGCGGGGTGCCGAAGAATTTCGCCCAGGACACCGTCGTTTGCGCCGAGGTGCTCGGTCACTCGGTGGATATGCACAAGTATGCGGTGCAGATCACCGTGGCGGACGTTCGCGACGGCGCCTGTTCCAGTTCCACCCTGAAAGAGGCCTCCTCCTGGGGCAAGGTCGAGACCGGGAGCGAACAGATGGTCTATGCCGAGGCGACGAGCGTGTTGCCGTTGATCGTCAGCTACGCGTACCACAAACGCGGTTGGGAACAGCGGTCCCGAAGACGGTGTGCCAGGATCTTCGAGCCGGCTCCCACAGGAGAGCGGACATGA
- a CDS encoding mechanosensitive ion channel family protein, giving the protein MRSLVMEDIDMWDTLLSWKGWLWPVTVLSLAVVVALGCHFIIVHVLSHFARRSASKVDDVLLRHLRRPVRWIMVAVAFRLALDPLDLSEGVRNLALMVFGLTFIALIAWLLIKAVYILSDVATLRFQVDVKDNLRARKVHTQLRVLRQILVIVIVIIASASILMTFPKVRQLGTAILASAGIIGIVVGLAAQKTLATFIAGLQIAFTQPIRLDDVVIVEGEWGRIEEITLTYVVVRIWDLRRLIVPITYFIERPFQNWTRISADILGTVFLYVDHTVPTDAVRAELQRILEASESWDRKVCVLQVTNTSERTVELRALMSAADASLAWNLRCEVREKLVEFVRNNYPHALPRLRAELEKGECP; this is encoded by the coding sequence ATGAGAAGTCTTGTCATGGAGGACATCGACATGTGGGATACCCTATTGAGCTGGAAGGGCTGGCTCTGGCCGGTGACGGTGCTGTCGCTTGCGGTCGTGGTGGCCTTGGGCTGCCATTTCATCATCGTCCATGTTTTGTCGCATTTCGCCCGACGAAGTGCATCGAAAGTGGATGACGTGTTGCTCCGTCATCTTCGCCGTCCGGTTCGCTGGATTATGGTGGCGGTGGCGTTCCGGCTGGCCCTCGATCCGCTCGATCTGTCCGAGGGAGTCCGGAACCTCGCTCTGATGGTTTTCGGCCTGACCTTCATCGCGCTGATCGCGTGGCTTCTCATCAAGGCCGTCTATATCCTCAGCGACGTGGCGACATTGCGTTTTCAGGTCGATGTCAAGGACAACCTGCGGGCGCGAAAGGTTCATACGCAGTTGCGCGTGCTTCGCCAGATCCTCGTGATCGTGATTGTCATCATCGCCTCGGCCTCCATTCTGATGACGTTTCCCAAGGTCCGGCAGCTCGGGACGGCCATCCTGGCCTCGGCCGGCATCATCGGCATTGTGGTCGGTCTGGCCGCCCAGAAGACCCTCGCCACGTTCATCGCCGGCTTGCAGATCGCCTTCACGCAGCCGATTCGGCTGGACGACGTGGTGATCGTCGAAGGGGAATGGGGCCGGATCGAGGAGATCACGCTGACGTATGTGGTCGTGCGAATCTGGGATCTGAGACGGCTGATCGTGCCGATCACCTATTTCATCGAGCGGCCTTTCCAGAACTGGACGCGGATCTCGGCCGACATCCTGGGAACGGTCTTCCTCTACGTCGATCATACGGTCCCGACCGATGCCGTGCGGGCCGAGCTTCAGCGAATCCTCGAAGCGTCCGAGTCCTGGGACCGCAAGGTGTGCGTGCTCCAGGTGACCAACACATCGGAGCGGACCGTCGAGCTTCGTGCTCTGATGAGCGCGGCGGATGCCTCGCTGGCCTGGAACCTCCGCTGTGAGGTGCGGGAGAAGCTCGTCGAGTTCGTTCGAAACAACTATCCGCATGCGCTGCCGCGCCTTCGCGCCGAGCTGGAAAAAGGAGAGTGTCCATGA
- a CDS encoding mechanosensitive ion channel family protein has translation MLSRCVSLWATGVVLLAATGTWAGDSSDAPLPTIIGQEQAKATRASLVGDWTGPAGTLRLYSDERFEIGHEEGTYRIEDGTLVLQTDGSEVTYRFELNGKELTLSGGDLTGPLKLTRLPRFGDSLHRRSDWSVSAMKARGRRILVIVVVVAACHVAVYALRRLLYFVIYSDRGPLKFLFRRHKNRTMTMYSLALNVSRYVIYLLAIGFILTELGVNYTMYFASLSVIGLAIGFGSQGLVQDMVTGFFIVFEEQFNVGDMVEIPPHTGIVEELGLRMTRLRNYLGQRVVIPNRNIAVVGNYLRGAQQVYLDVAVTENADAGEATHTLERVGRDVADQFQDIVLTPPASRGEISLSTGQRFLRLHLAIWPQQQWIVDQELVPRIKATMESKGFDIPGERIVVFYHPRESGAILRRARRKAERLS, from the coding sequence ATGCTCTCTCGGTGCGTTTCACTCTGGGCAACAGGCGTCGTTCTTCTGGCCGCGACGGGGACATGGGCCGGCGATTCGTCGGACGCGCCCCTGCCGACCATCATCGGCCAGGAGCAGGCCAAGGCAACGCGGGCCTCGCTGGTGGGCGACTGGACGGGCCCGGCCGGCACGCTCCGGCTCTACTCCGACGAGCGCTTCGAGATCGGCCACGAGGAAGGAACGTATCGGATCGAGGACGGAACGCTCGTTCTCCAGACTGACGGAAGCGAGGTCACTTATCGATTCGAGTTGAACGGCAAGGAACTGACCCTGTCGGGAGGCGATCTGACCGGCCCGCTGAAGCTCACTCGGCTGCCGCGATTCGGCGATTCGCTGCACCGGCGATCCGATTGGTCCGTCTCGGCGATGAAGGCGCGGGGCCGCCGAATTCTCGTCATCGTTGTGGTGGTTGCGGCCTGCCATGTGGCGGTGTACGCGCTGCGCCGCCTGCTGTATTTTGTCATCTACTCGGACCGGGGACCGCTGAAGTTCCTCTTCCGCCGGCACAAGAACCGAACGATGACGATGTACTCCCTGGCGCTGAACGTCAGCCGCTATGTGATCTATCTGCTGGCCATCGGGTTCATCCTGACCGAGCTTGGCGTCAACTACACGATGTACTTCGCGTCCCTGTCGGTGATCGGTCTGGCCATCGGGTTCGGCTCGCAGGGACTCGTTCAGGATATGGTCACGGGCTTCTTCATCGTCTTCGAGGAGCAGTTCAACGTCGGAGACATGGTTGAGATCCCGCCGCACACGGGCATCGTCGAAGAACTGGGCCTGCGCATGACGAGGCTTCGAAACTATCTGGGCCAGCGCGTCGTCATCCCCAACCGCAACATCGCCGTCGTGGGCAACTACCTGCGCGGCGCCCAGCAGGTCTATCTCGACGTCGCCGTCACGGAAAACGCCGACGCCGGGGAGGCCACACACACCCTCGAACGAGTCGGCCGGGACGTCGCCGATCAATTCCAGGACATCGTCCTGACACCTCCCGCGAGTCGTGGGGAGATTTCACTATCGACGGGTCAGCGCTTCCTGCGCCTGCACCTGGCGATCTGGCCGCAGCAGCAGTGGATCGTCGATCAGGAACTGGTGCCACGCATCAAGGCAACGATGGAATCCAAGGGTTTCGACATCCCGGGCGAAAGGATCGTGGTGTTCTACCACCCAAGAGAGAGCGGGGCCATCCTGCGCCGCGCCCGACGGAAGGCAGAGCGCCTCTCCTGA
- a CDS encoding transaldolase family protein, protein MIDTEAIAELAYDLARHDFSHPSGRRDVGFREKPIWQKVRALGTRLWLDTGDIDEADALWCCEFEALTTNNTLLNKEIQKGLYDDLVREAAEAIRRTAPEIDERELVLEIAFILNARHALRLVERFDAHVSVELHTDLGHDVERSVAYGRRYFDICPERFYVKVPLTPAGLLAARKLGQEGVPVNFTLGFSARQNYAIALLAQPRFVNVFMGRLNAFVADNRLGDGRNIGEKATLATQRMLVELRDARRTRSLLIGASVREGAQVAALAGLDVLTMPPKAAAQYEEAPSAELSSQVQTDPAVPLAEGVSFEDFNAGTLWDVPQVLKDCIEGLLQEDMDTMTPEDVRSHFARRGFADFLPDWSPEDVRTAAGDGKIPVFTTWKERLSKGAIGLDALLNLSAFEAFSADQRALDDRIRSLI, encoded by the coding sequence ATGATCGACACGGAAGCGATCGCTGAGTTGGCATACGATCTGGCCCGCCACGACTTTTCGCACCCATCCGGGCGGCGCGATGTGGGATTCCGAGAGAAACCGATCTGGCAGAAGGTCCGCGCGCTGGGTACGCGGTTGTGGCTGGACACCGGCGACATCGACGAGGCCGATGCGCTGTGGTGCTGCGAGTTCGAGGCGCTGACGACGAACAACACGCTGCTCAACAAGGAGATCCAGAAAGGGCTGTACGACGATCTCGTTCGCGAGGCGGCCGAGGCGATTCGCCGGACCGCGCCTGAGATCGACGAGCGGGAGTTGGTCCTGGAGATTGCGTTCATCCTCAACGCCCGACACGCCTTGAGGCTCGTCGAGAGGTTCGACGCACACGTGAGCGTGGAGCTGCACACCGACCTCGGTCACGACGTGGAGCGCTCGGTGGCCTACGGGCGGCGGTATTTCGATATCTGCCCGGAACGGTTCTACGTGAAGGTGCCGCTGACGCCGGCCGGCCTGCTGGCGGCGCGGAAGCTGGGCCAGGAGGGCGTTCCGGTCAATTTCACGCTGGGTTTCTCGGCCCGGCAGAACTACGCCATCGCCCTGCTGGCCCAGCCGCGATTCGTCAACGTCTTCATGGGCCGGCTAAACGCCTTCGTCGCCGACAACAGGCTGGGTGATGGCCGCAACATCGGAGAGAAGGCGACGCTGGCGACGCAACGGATGCTTGTCGAATTGCGCGACGCCCGCAGGACGCGTTCGCTGCTGATCGGGGCCAGCGTGCGGGAGGGCGCGCAGGTGGCGGCCCTGGCGGGGCTCGATGTCCTGACGATGCCGCCGAAGGCGGCGGCGCAGTATGAGGAAGCTCCGTCCGCCGAACTATCGTCGCAGGTTCAGACCGATCCGGCCGTTCCGCTGGCTGAGGGCGTCAGTTTCGAGGACTTCAACGCCGGAACACTCTGGGACGTTCCCCAGGTCCTCAAGGACTGCATCGAAGGCCTCCTGCAAGAAGACATGGATACGATGACGCCCGAGGACGTCCGATCCCATTTTGCCCGGCGTGGGTTTGCCGATTTCCTGCCCGACTGGTCGCCCGAAGACGTTCGCACGGCGGCCGGCGATGGCAAGATTCCCGTCTTCACCACGTGGAAGGAGAGGCTCTCCAAGGGTGCTATCGGCCTTGACGCCCTGTTGAATCTCAGCGCTTTCGAGGCCTTTTCGGCCGACCAGAGGGCGCTGGACGACCGCATTCGGTCGCTGATCTGA
- a CDS encoding radical SAM protein translates to MVGIVSRPDTQEKLEILSADAQYDLACACGTNRDEGRRRGSDGRWIYPVTLPSGGRSVLFKSLISNVCTNDCKYCPLREQQDVRRCSLSPDETANVFLDYYRQRKVFGLFLSSGVIGSPDATMDRLTATARLLRRKRGFRGYIHLKVIPGASNAAIEEAVSLASAVSLNIETPGRKNLARLSSRKDYIRDIIEPIKLISRLTARGTRFARVKQTTQFIVGAAGESDAEIVKYMAGLYDRLRMQRIYFSAYQRGAGDASLDSDPAASADPTEAFVREHRLYQVDFLLRRYGFKDADIVFDPQGRLSLDADPKELWARNHPEFFPLDVNRASRLELLRVPGLGPLTVDRIVKHRRAQRIRRVGDIGRVGARLGKATPYLIF, encoded by the coding sequence ATGGTTGGGATCGTTTCCAGGCCGGACACACAGGAGAAGCTCGAAATCCTCAGTGCCGACGCCCAGTACGATCTGGCGTGCGCCTGCGGGACCAACCGAGACGAAGGGCGCCGGCGTGGCAGTGACGGACGATGGATCTATCCGGTTACGCTGCCGAGCGGCGGACGGAGCGTTCTGTTCAAGAGCCTGATCTCGAACGTCTGCACGAACGACTGCAAGTATTGCCCGCTGCGGGAGCAGCAGGACGTTCGGCGATGCAGCCTCAGCCCGGACGAGACGGCCAATGTGTTCCTGGATTATTACCGGCAGAGGAAGGTCTTCGGCCTGTTCCTCAGTTCCGGGGTGATCGGCTCGCCCGATGCGACGATGGACCGGCTGACGGCCACGGCACGGCTGCTGCGACGCAAACGCGGGTTCAGGGGATACATTCACCTGAAGGTCATCCCCGGTGCCAGTAACGCGGCCATTGAGGAGGCGGTCTCCCTGGCCAGCGCCGTGTCGCTGAATATCGAGACGCCGGGACGGAAGAACCTCGCCAGGCTGTCCAGCCGCAAGGACTACATCCGCGACATCATCGAGCCGATCAAGCTGATCAGCCGCCTGACGGCGCGAGGGACGCGGTTCGCCCGGGTCAAGCAGACCACGCAGTTCATCGTCGGGGCCGCCGGCGAATCAGACGCTGAGATCGTCAAGTACATGGCAGGGCTCTACGACCGGCTCCGGATGCAGCGCATCTACTTCAGTGCCTATCAACGCGGCGCCGGCGATGCCTCGCTGGATTCCGACCCGGCCGCTTCCGCCGATCCGACAGAGGCCTTCGTCCGGGAGCACCGCCTCTACCAGGTGGATTTCCTGTTGCGCAGGTATGGTTTCAAAGATGCCGACATCGTGTTCGATCCGCAGGGGCGTTTGTCGCTCGATGCCGACCCGAAGGAGCTTTGGGCCCGGAACCACCCGGAGTTCTTCCCGCTCGATGTGAACCGGGCCTCGCGGCTGGAGTTGCTTCGCGTGCCCGGACTGGGGCCCCTGACGGTCGATCGGATCGTCAAGCACCGACGTGCCCAGCGGATCCGGCGGGTCGGGGACATCGGCCGAGTCGGCGCCAGGCTCGGCAAGGCGACGCCCTATCTGATCTTCTGA
- a CDS encoding pyruvoyl-dependent arginine decarboxylase, whose product MQNMVPSRVFLTKGVGRHKYQLKSFEEALRKAGVAQQNLVQVSSILPPKCKITSRDKGLAELTPGQVCFCVMARADTDEHGRLVASSVGIAVPKDGRKWGYLSEVHGHGMDQREASDMSEDLAAGMLGTTLGLEVDPNKAWSEKEQVYKSSGLIIRTSNITQTARGKRDLWTTVVAIAMFLFDD is encoded by the coding sequence ATGCAGAACATGGTTCCCTCAAGGGTCTTTTTGACCAAAGGCGTCGGGCGGCACAAGTATCAGCTCAAGTCGTTCGAAGAGGCACTGCGGAAAGCCGGAGTGGCCCAGCAGAACCTGGTCCAGGTCTCCTCGATTCTGCCGCCCAAGTGCAAGATCACCAGCCGAGACAAAGGCCTTGCCGAGTTGACGCCGGGGCAGGTGTGCTTCTGCGTCATGGCCCGTGCCGACACGGACGAGCACGGTCGTCTGGTCGCCTCCTCCGTGGGGATCGCTGTTCCGAAGGACGGCAGGAAATGGGGGTATCTCAGCGAGGTCCACGGCCACGGCATGGACCAGCGCGAGGCTTCGGACATGTCGGAAGACCTGGCGGCCGGCATGCTGGGGACCACGCTGGGCCTGGAGGTCGATCCCAACAAGGCATGGTCCGAGAAGGAGCAGGTCTACAAGTCCAGCGGCCTGATCATCCGTACATCGAACATCACGCAGACCGCCCGCGGCAAGAGGGACCTCTGGACCACGGTGGTGGCGATCGCGATGTTCCTTTTCGACGATTGA
- a CDS encoding sialidase family protein — protein sequence MEAKLIFPLEGRPTPGCHASTIEQTRGGQIIAAWFAGADEGADDVGIWVSRLEDGRWSKPVEVADGVMSIQRRYPCWNPVLFQPKEGPLVLFFKVGPTPREWWGHWTVSADDGRTWARPQLLPPHAMGPIKNKPIQLDDGRILCPSSSEHQGWRVHVEITSDLKDWRMVGPLNDGKEYGVIQPTILKYPDGRLQMLCRTRGKAYVTQSWSNDGGSTWSPFSVTSLPNPNSGIDGVTLKDGRQLLVFNNTPKGRSPLNVAVSSDGQNWDVVLTLEDQPGEYSYPAVIQAADGLVHTTYTYHRKSIKHVVIDPGKL from the coding sequence GTGGAAGCGAAGCTGATTTTCCCGCTGGAGGGCCGGCCGACGCCGGGCTGTCATGCCTCGACCATCGAGCAGACCCGTGGCGGGCAGATCATTGCGGCGTGGTTCGCCGGCGCCGACGAGGGGGCCGACGACGTGGGCATCTGGGTCTCGCGCCTGGAGGACGGCCGCTGGTCGAAACCGGTCGAGGTGGCCGACGGCGTGATGTCGATCCAGCGGCGGTACCCGTGCTGGAACCCCGTACTGTTTCAGCCGAAGGAAGGACCGTTGGTGCTGTTCTTCAAGGTGGGCCCGACGCCGCGCGAATGGTGGGGCCATTGGACTGTTTCGGCCGATGACGGTCGGACCTGGGCGCGGCCGCAACTGCTGCCTCCGCACGCGATGGGACCGATCAAGAACAAGCCGATCCAACTCGACGACGGCCGCATCCTGTGCCCATCCAGCAGCGAGCATCAGGGCTGGCGCGTTCACGTGGAGATCACGAGCGACCTGAAGGATTGGCGTATGGTCGGTCCGCTCAACGACGGCAAAGAATACGGCGTGATTCAGCCGACGATCCTGAAATACCCGGATGGCCGGCTCCAGATGCTCTGCCGCACGCGGGGCAAGGCGTACGTCACCCAGAGCTGGTCGAACGATGGCGGCTCGACCTGGAGTCCGTTCAGCGTTACAAGCCTGCCCAACCCCAACTCGGGGATCGACGGCGTCACGCTCAAGGACGGGCGGCAACTGCTCGTCTTCAACAACACGCCCAAGGGACGCAGTCCGCTCAATGTGGCGGTCTCGTCGGATGGGCAGAACTGGGATGTGGTGCTGACGCTCGAAGACCAACCCGGCGAGTACTCCTATCCGGCCGTCATTCAGGCCGCCGATGGGCTTGTCCACACGACATATACTTATCACCGCAAGAGCATCAAGCACGTCGTCATCGATCCGGGCAAGCTCTGA
- a CDS encoding glycyl-radical enzyme activating protein, producing the protein MPAPPVRGYIFDIKKYAIHDGPGIRTTVFFKGCPLRCRWCHNPESWQAMPESSFRQGRCVRCGRCETVCQGQAITFPDGYPVTNMEKCVLCGRCAVECPAGAREIIGQQMSVAEVMAEIVKDVIFYDQSGGGATFSGGEPLMQGDFLLALLNRCRAEDIHTAVDTTCHAKGDLVGRVAEVADLFLCDIKHMDSTIHERHTGVPNDLILANLRMLAEVGKKVVVRIPIVPGFNDDPANIENTARFAQSLPTVKRIDILPYNRGGLEKSVRLTAGFDLMEGESPSDEQMAEIARTLRAYGFEVAIGG; encoded by the coding sequence ATGCCTGCACCGCCCGTACGGGGGTACATCTTCGATATCAAGAAGTACGCCATCCACGACGGCCCCGGGATCCGCACGACGGTCTTCTTCAAAGGCTGCCCGCTGCGGTGCCGCTGGTGCCACAATCCGGAGAGTTGGCAGGCGATGCCCGAATCCAGTTTTCGACAAGGCCGCTGTGTCCGCTGCGGGCGATGCGAGACCGTCTGCCAGGGCCAAGCCATTACGTTTCCGGACGGCTATCCCGTGACGAACATGGAGAAATGTGTCCTCTGCGGCCGCTGTGCCGTCGAATGCCCGGCCGGCGCCAGGGAAATCATCGGGCAGCAGATGAGCGTGGCCGAGGTGATGGCGGAGATCGTCAAGGACGTGATCTTTTATGACCAGTCGGGCGGCGGCGCCACGTTTTCCGGCGGGGAACCGCTGATGCAGGGCGATTTTCTCTTGGCGCTGCTGAACCGCTGCCGGGCCGAAGACATACATACAGCGGTCGATACGACCTGCCACGCCAAGGGCGATCTGGTCGGGCGGGTCGCCGAGGTCGCCGATCTGTTCCTGTGCGACATCAAGCACATGGATTCGACAATACACGAACGGCATACGGGCGTGCCGAACGACCTTATCCTGGCCAATCTCAGGATGCTGGCCGAGGTAGGCAAGAAAGTGGTCGTCCGGATTCCGATCGTGCCGGGATTCAACGACGACCCAGCCAATATCGAGAACACGGCCCGATTTGCCCAATCGTTGCCGACGGTCAAGAGGATTGATATTCTGCCCTACAATCGCGGCGGCCTGGAGAAGTCGGTCCGGCTGACCGCCGGCTTCGACCTGATGGAGGGCGAAAGCCCCAGTGATGAACAGATGGCCGAGATCGCCAGGACCCTGCGTGCGTATGGATTCGAGGTCGCGATAGGTGGATAG